From one Lycium barbarum isolate Lr01 chromosome 6, ASM1917538v2, whole genome shotgun sequence genomic stretch:
- the LOC132644201 gene encoding putative disease resistance RPP13-like protein 1, which produces MQAALVQAGFSALGAFLQVLFDRMATREFLNLFRGRKKDTKILKKLKTTLKTLSTVLDDVETREMRDEHVREWLDDLKDVVYHADEGLDEVNVRYFVIFGVNTEALRVKVEGETEEKQGGHTGQKSHQGPIINAKKVSLSLPSTSLVSESLAVGRDNELEKIINLLLSEDANNKEISVIPVVGLRGIGKTTLESVKNHFNLRAWMRESLKDKKFLIILDDVCNEQYTDWDIFRSSLRQVKKWKGLPLAVKTVAGLLHSKQDVEEWKDVLTSDIWNLPHGPNDIIPALRLSDNYLPSHLKSCFALLSIFPKDYPVDQEEIIRLWIANGLLQHPKYDKTIDDGGYQYFSELRVRFFFQRSGNNKFLMHDLVDDLGQSASSKFCARLENSWQNYTPERVQHVSYLKEDYDVFEKFKTLKDAKGLRTSVRILSLSQHSGIRELPPSVIGSLKHLRLLDLSSKEIVKLPGSVSTLYNLQMLLLSGCAYLNELPKGLVGNGKELRILDMGELQHLCGNLHISGLENVVNEMDATSANLKDRKLIENLVMEWSDSEVENSVSTPYTLRAATTASPYQPLVN; this is translated from the exons ATGCAAGCTGCGTTGGTACAAGCAGGATTTTCGGCCCTTGGTGCGTTTCTTCAAGTGTTGTTCGACAGGATGGCTACCCGGGAATTCCTGAATTTGTTCCGGGGTAGAAAGAAGGACACCAAGATTTTGAAGAAGCTTAAGACAACATTGAAGACACTTAGTACAGTGCTGGATGATGTGGAGACAAGGGAAATGAGAGACGAGCATGTCCGGGAGTGGCTTGACGACCTTAAAGATGTTGTCTACCACGCTGATGAAGGATTGGATGAGGTCAATGTTAGATATTTTGTAATATTTGGAG TCAACACTGAAGCATTGCGGGTAAAAGTGGAAGGAGAAACCGAAGAAAAACAAGGCGGCCATACAGGCCAAAAGAGTCATCAG GGACCAATAATTAATGCTAAGAAAGTGTCTTTAAGTCTACCATCAACTTCTTTGGTTAGTGAATCACTTGCGGTTGGAAGGGATAATGAACTAGAGAAGATAATAAATTTGTTGTTGTCTGAAGATGCAAACAACAAAGAAATTAGTGTAATTCCTGTTGTGGGATTACGTGGAATTGGCAAAACAACTCTTGAGAGTGTGAAAAATCATTTCAATTTGAGGGCATGG ATGAGGGAAAGCCTCAAAGATAAAAAGTTCCTCATAATATTGGATGATGTCTGCAATGAACAATACACTGATTGGGACATCTTCAGGAGCTCTCTTAGGCAAG TAAAGAAGTGGAAAGGCTTGCCTCTAGCCGTCAAGACAGTGGCAGGTCTTTTGCACTCAAAGCAGGACGTAGAAGAATGGAAGGATGTTTTGACTAGTGATATATGGAATTTGCCACATGGTCCAAATGACATCATCCCGGCTCTAAGATTGAGTGATAATTATCTGCCTTCTCATCTAAAAAGTTGTTTTGCTCTTTTATCAATATTTCCCAAGGATTACCCTGTTGATCAAGAAGAGATAATACGATTGTGGATTGCCAATGGCCTTCTGCAGCATCCTAAATATGACAAAACAATTGACGATGGAGGGTACCAGTATTTCTCTGAACTAAGGGTTCGATTCTTTTTTCAAAGAAGTGGTAACAATAAGTTTTTAATGCATGATTTGGTAGATGATTTGGGTCAAAGTGCTTCTTCAAAGTTTTGTGCTAGGCTGGAGAATAGCTGGCAAAACTATACACCTGAAAGAGTGCAGCACGTCTCATATCTTAAAGAAGATTACGATGTGTTTGAGAAATTCAAAACGCTTAAAGATGCCAAGGGTTTGAGGAC CTCTGTAAGAATCTTGTCTTTGTCTCAACATTCTGGAATAAGAGAATTACCTCCTTCAGTAATTGGCAGTTTGAAACATCTCCGGCTTTTAGATTTATCTTCAAAAGAAATTGTAAAGTTGCCAGGATCAGTATCTACTCTGTACAATCTTCAGATGTTGTTGTTGTCAGGCTGTGCATATCTTAATGAATTGCCCAAAGGATTGG TGGGGAATGGCAAAGAGTTGAGAATTCTAGATATGGGTGAACTGCAACATCTTTGTGGCAACTTACATATTTCAGGGTTAGAGAATGTTGTTAATGAAATGGATGCAACCAGTGCAAATCTGAAAGATAGGAAGCTAATTGAAAATCTCGTAATGGAATGGAGTGATTCTGAAGTTGAAAATTCAGTTAGT ACACCTTACACCTTGAGAGCTGCAACAACTGCTTCTCCTTACCAGCCTTTGGTCAACTAG